One Micromonospora sp. FIMYZ51 genomic window carries:
- a CDS encoding glycosyltransferase, with amino-acid sequence MNRPLDGGTHRDFRADRLLDVLVPTRDRPAELAVTLAGLAAQEGVPGFGVVVSDQSDGEPGYAHPATATMVRVLRHRGHPVLLTRRLPRRGLAEHRAALLAASAARYVLCLDDDVWLEPGTLRRLVTAIEELGCGFVGNAVHGLSYLDDVRPQTHRHYQEWTGRPEPERIRPGTPEWDRSQIHSAANLLHVTEALALPPDSWRAYKVSWIGGCVLYDRAKLVDSGGFEFWRRVPAAHQGEDVAAQLAVLARHGGAGVLPSGAYHLESPTTVTERDVEAWEVVLSDGPVGREAGC; translated from the coding sequence GACCCGCGACCGGCCCGCCGAACTGGCCGTCACGCTCGCCGGGCTGGCCGCGCAGGAGGGGGTGCCAGGCTTCGGGGTGGTGGTCAGCGACCAGTCCGACGGCGAACCCGGGTACGCCCACCCGGCCACCGCCACCATGGTCCGGGTCCTGCGGCATCGGGGCCATCCGGTGCTGCTGACCCGCCGGCTGCCCCGGCGCGGCCTGGCCGAACACCGGGCCGCCCTGCTTGCCGCGTCCGCCGCCCGGTACGTGCTCTGCCTCGACGACGACGTCTGGCTGGAACCGGGGACGCTGCGCCGACTGGTCACCGCGATCGAGGAACTGGGCTGCGGCTTCGTCGGCAACGCGGTGCACGGGCTGTCCTACCTGGACGACGTACGGCCCCAGACGCACCGGCACTACCAGGAGTGGACCGGTCGGCCCGAGCCGGAGCGGATCCGACCGGGCACCCCCGAGTGGGACCGGTCGCAGATCCATTCCGCGGCGAACCTGCTGCACGTCACCGAGGCGTTGGCGCTGCCACCGGATAGTTGGCGGGCGTACAAGGTCTCCTGGATCGGCGGATGCGTGCTGTACGACCGTGCCAAGCTTGTCGACTCCGGTGGCTTCGAATTCTGGCGCCGGGTGCCGGCGGCGCACCAGGGCGAGGACGTTGCCGCCCAGCTCGCCGTGTTGGCGCGCCACGGCGGCGCCGGTGTCCTGCCCAGCGGCGCCTACCACCTGGAGTCGCCGACCACGGTCACCGAACGTGACGTGGAGGCATGGGAGGTCGTACTCAGCGACGGTCCGGTCGGGCGTGAGGCCGGGTGTTAA
- a CDS encoding DUF2231 domain-containing protein translates to MESRLKILGHPVHPMLVMFPVALLTTAVLFDIIDTVGGPDFLGEVAYWNLTVGLIGGLLAAAAGLFDLLAIPAGTRAKRVALTHAAANVAVILLFAAVWVVRLNADSRGAGGALIAIEVVALGILGVSAWLGGELVDRLGVGVDSDANLDAPSSLRSSPASQRIGDVR, encoded by the coding sequence ATGGAGAGTCGACTCAAGATCCTGGGTCACCCCGTCCACCCGATGCTTGTGATGTTCCCGGTCGCCCTGCTGACCACGGCCGTGCTCTTCGACATCATCGACACCGTCGGTGGGCCGGACTTTCTCGGCGAGGTGGCGTACTGGAATCTCACCGTGGGCCTGATCGGCGGCCTGCTGGCTGCGGCGGCCGGACTGTTCGACCTGTTGGCCATCCCCGCCGGCACCCGGGCCAAGCGGGTGGCGCTCACCCACGCCGCCGCGAACGTCGCGGTGATCCTGCTCTTCGCCGCGGTCTGGGTGGTGCGGCTCAACGCCGATTCGCGGGGTGCCGGTGGGGCGCTGATCGCCATCGAGGTGGTGGCGCTCGGCATCCTCGGCGTGAGCGCCTGGCTCGGCGGCGAACTGGTGGACCGGCTCGGCGTGGGCGTCGACTCGGACGCCAACCTGGACGCGCCAAGCTCGTTGCGGTCGAGCCCGGCGAGCCAACGGATAGGAGACGTGCGATGA
- a CDS encoding Hsp20/alpha crystallin family protein, with product MSGPGRGWRGGQQGWDPLGELQSLRAELSRLVGGRPGPPEVELGETADGWEVVVRLPGVAPEEVAVEVDDRELCVRARTEAEVNADHGIPGGFETRGFEYRVPLPARVDADSIDAVMDHGLLRVRLPRANRPTPRTITVGRTGPHRAGFSGGTPVSVDPAADRELHQPDVAVGESGR from the coding sequence ATGAGCGGACCGGGACGTGGCTGGCGGGGCGGGCAGCAGGGCTGGGACCCGCTGGGCGAGTTGCAGTCGCTGCGGGCCGAGCTGAGTCGGCTGGTCGGTGGCCGGCCAGGCCCGCCCGAGGTGGAACTGGGCGAGACCGCCGACGGCTGGGAGGTGGTCGTCCGGCTGCCCGGGGTGGCCCCCGAGGAGGTCGCGGTGGAGGTGGACGACCGCGAGTTGTGCGTACGCGCCCGGACGGAGGCCGAGGTCAACGCCGACCACGGGATTCCCGGCGGCTTCGAGACCCGGGGCTTCGAGTATCGGGTGCCGCTGCCGGCGCGGGTGGACGCGGACTCGATCGACGCCGTGATGGATCACGGTCTGCTCCGGGTGCGGCTGCCCCGGGCCAACCGGCCCACGCCGCGCACCATCACCGTCGGCCGCACCGGGCCGCACCGCGCCGGCTTCTCCGGCGGTACGCCGGTCAGCGTCGACCCGGCGGCGGATCGGGAGCTGCACCAGCCGGATGTCGCCGTCGGCGAGTCCGGCCGGTAA
- a CDS encoding glycosyltransferase family 9 protein: MGPPGLLTPAVGRVPDVARIAVLRANALGDFIFVLPALEALRAAYPAAEIVLLGAPWHAALWRDRPGPVDRVLVVPPAPGIRAATDGEATAGIVDFLADVRAEHFDLALQLHGGGANSNPLVAALGARVTAGLRAEDAPPLDRWLRYVYYQPEVIRYLEVAALVGAPATTIIPTLAVTDPDRAEARRVLGAPERPRVALHPGATDTRRRWPTDRFAGVARVLHADGYQVLVTGTPAEQDVVDEVVAAAGVPIRPLVGTLSLGGLAACYADCALVISNDTGPLHLAAAVGAPTVGIFWVGNLITTATALRGRHRPIISWTVHCPVCGVDCTPGIYPHRPGDGECPHRDSFVTDVPVAEVLEAARELLFT, translated from the coding sequence GTGGGTCCCCCGGGCCTGCTCACTCCGGCCGTCGGACGGGTGCCCGACGTGGCCCGGATCGCCGTGTTGCGCGCCAACGCGCTCGGCGACTTCATCTTCGTCCTACCGGCGCTGGAGGCGCTGCGCGCGGCGTACCCGGCGGCGGAGATCGTGTTGCTCGGCGCGCCGTGGCACGCGGCGCTCTGGCGTGACCGGCCGGGCCCGGTGGACCGGGTGCTTGTGGTGCCGCCCGCGCCCGGGATCCGCGCGGCGACCGACGGCGAGGCGACGGCCGGCATTGTCGACTTCCTGGCCGACGTCCGCGCGGAGCACTTCGACCTGGCGCTCCAGTTGCATGGCGGCGGCGCGAACTCGAATCCGCTTGTCGCCGCGCTCGGTGCCCGGGTCACCGCGGGGCTGCGGGCGGAGGACGCCCCGCCGCTGGACCGCTGGCTGCGCTACGTCTACTACCAGCCCGAGGTGATCCGCTACCTGGAGGTGGCGGCGCTTGTGGGTGCCCCGGCCACCACGATCATCCCGACCTTGGCGGTGACCGACCCGGACCGCGCCGAGGCGCGGCGCGTGCTCGGTGCGCCGGAGCGTCCCCGGGTGGCGCTGCACCCGGGGGCGACCGACACCCGGCGGCGCTGGCCCACCGACCGGTTCGCCGGGGTGGCCCGAGTGCTGCACGCCGACGGGTACCAGGTGCTGGTCACCGGCACCCCCGCCGAGCAGGACGTGGTCGACGAGGTGGTCGCGGCGGCCGGGGTGCCGATCCGGCCGCTGGTGGGCACGCTCAGCCTGGGCGGGCTGGCGGCCTGCTATGCCGACTGCGCCCTGGTGATCTCCAACGACACCGGTCCGCTGCACCTCGCCGCCGCCGTGGGTGCCCCCACTGTCGGCATCTTCTGGGTCGGCAACCTGATCACCACGGCCACCGCGCTGCGGGGCCGGCACCGGCCGATCATCTCCTGGACGGTGCACTGCCCGGTCTGCGGTGTGGACTGCACACCCGGCATCTACCCGCACCGGCCCGGTGACGGTGAGTGCCCGCACCGCGATTCGTTCGTGACGGACGTGCCGGTAGCCGAAGTGCTCGAAGCCGCCCGCGAACTCCTCTTCACGTAA